ttgagagcagaatatgtcacctttaactcttcctgtcccattaaagttactaaccatagacctttctggagtccctgagctacAGTACCACCTTTGCCCACCACCTTGTGTAGACTCTGGTCTGCCCGTCGtgcctaaagtctctaaaagtagtatgggaggtagagcctgcAGTTCtcagacccctctcctctcctcagcagatgtgtgtctaacatgagtctggtcctgctggaggtttctgcctgttaaaggaagtttgtccttgccactgtaacttgctaaatgctgcaaagtgctctgctcatggtggattaagatgagatcagactgagtcctgtctggaagatgggactggatctgatccggtcttgatgttgggtctttgttgatagtagaacatagaggacggtctagaccggctctgatTGGAACATGGAAGTTCAGATGAAGGGCAAACAAAGATCTCTGGAGGAAGGACTCCGGCTCTGGGTCAGGTATAAACAGCTCAGTGTTTtcagaagaaggaggaaggaaatgaTGAAGCATGCAGTCCTCTACAGAGACTGGACCCTTGTTGCTGTTTTGGTTTATAGAGACGTATAACTGGGTGTCATCCTTTAAAATCCTCCTACAGAAACATGCAGCTGGTCTGGGCGCCATGCATCCAGTGCTGTCAGCTCCTGTGCATGCTGCTGCAGGACGTCCTGATCAGTGTCACAGGAGCTTTGGTCTCTATAGGTCCCAAACTGGACCTGTAGAGGCCAAAGCTCCTGTGCATGCTGCTGCAGGACGTCCTGATCAGTGTCACAGGAGCTTTGGTCTCTATAGGTCCCAAACTGGACCTGTAGAGACCAAAGCTCCTGTGCATGCTGCTGCAGGACGTCCTGATCAGTGTCACAGGAGCTTTGGTCTCTATAGGTCCCAAACTGGACCTGTAGAGACCAAAGCTCCTGTGCATGCTGCTGCAGGACGTCCTGATCAGTGTCACAGGAGCTTTGGTCTCTATAGGTCCCAAACTGGCCCTGTAGAGGCCAAAGCTCCTGTGCATGCTGCTGCAGGACGTCCTGATCAGTGTCACAGGAGCTTTGGTCTCTATAGGTCCCAAACTGGACCTGTGGAGGCCAAAGCTCCTGTGCATGCTGCTGCAGGACGTCCTAATCAGTGTCACAGGAGCTTTGGTCTCTATAGGTCCCAAACTGGACCTGTGGAGGCCAAAGCTCCTGTgcatgctgctgcaggacaTCCTGATCAGTGTCACAGGAGCTTTGGTCTCTATAGGTCCCAAACTGGACTTATAGAGACCAAAGCTCCCGTGACACCCGATGTTACCTCGCTCCTTTAAGTCCAAACATCCTGTGTGAGCATCATGCATCATGTTCTCTGAACAGTTTGTTGTGTTCCTCCTCAGGATGGCGTTCTGCTCGGGGCGGTCGGCGCCTACGACTGGAACGGTGCCGTACTGAAGGAGACCAAACACGGGAAGGTCGTTCCTCCGAAATCCTCTTACAAAGACGAGTTCCCCGAGGAGCTGAAGAACCACGCGGCCTACCTGGGTAACATTTAAAGAACAGGACAGTCACTgacagtctctgtgtttcagatcaGGTCTGCCCCTCAGACCGCTCAGCCAGGATCCCTGTCTTTAAGCTGTTAGCAAAGATAAGGACACTTGGGGGTTTGAATCTGGTTTGAATCTGGTTTGAATCTGGTTTGAATCTGGTTTGAATCTGGTCCCTGTGGTTCCAGGATACTCTGTGGGGTCCCTCATCTCGGCCCGTGGCTCTCAGCTCTACGTGTCCGGAGCTCCGAGGTTCAACCACACCGGGAAGGTCATCGTCTTCACCCTGAAGAACAACGGGAACCTGACCATCCTGCAGGCGCTGCTGGGCgagcaggtaacacacacaccacacacacacacacacacacacacacacacacccacacacacacacacacacacacacacacacacacacacacacacacacacacacacacacacacacacacacacacacacacacacacacacatgatgaacTCCATTCTTTGATCCTCTCCAGCTCGGGTCGTATTTCGGCAGTGAGTTGTTATCGATGGACGTGGACGAAGACGGACACACGGACGTCCTCCTGGTGGCGGCACCCATGTACTACAGCCAGGGCTGGGAGAGAGGGAAGGTTTACCTCTACACTGTTACtccacaggtacacacacacacacacacacacacacacacacacacacacacacacacacatgctgctgcAACATGAACCCTCAAAGTCCTCAAACACGTAAACCATGTCTCTGCAGACTTCCTTCgtcctgcagggggcgctgttgGTGTCCGACCGCTCTCAGAACTCCAGGCTCGGTTCAGCTTTGGCGCAGATCCCCGACATGAACGGGGACGGGTTCAGGGAGCTGGTGGTGGGAGCGCCGCTGGAGGACGACCACCAGGGAGCGGTCTACGTGTTTTACGGTCAGGACAGAACGATCCAGCGTCGGTTCAGACAGGTGAGTGAGGCGCGTCACGCTCAGGCGGGGCGAGGGGAGGAGTCTGAGGAGGTAACCATGGAGATCTTTGTCTCTGCAGCGTCTGTCTGCAGCCGGGTTCTCTGCCGGTCTGAAGTACTTCGGTCAAAGTCTTCACGGCGTTTTGGACGTCAATGGAGACGGGCTCGTTGACCTTGCAGTGGGAGCACAGGGAGCTGCTGTCATCATCTGGTcagaccaacacacacacacacacacacacacacccacacacacacacacacacacacacacacacacacagacacacacacacacacacacacacacacacacacacacacagacacacacacacagacacacacacagatgaatgcTGAGTCCACTTCTTCTCCACAGTGCTTCACATGTAGAAGATCCAGGTTCTGATGGTCACGTGTTCCCTCTCTCCAGGTCTCGAGGTGTGGTGCGGATTCAGGCGAAGATGACCTTTGAACCTGAGAAGGTCAACATCTTTAACAAAGACTGCTGGCGAGGAGGGAAGGAGGTCACCTGCATGTCCATCATCGTGTGTCTGAGTCTGGACTCCATGACGAAGACCAAGACAAAGACCAGGGCGGATGTTGGTAGGTGGGAAACCAAAGCTGGTGGCTTTAAGGAGAGCGATATAACGAGAActttaggtgcatttggaccaagagtcccggggtcttttagacCCCataactacttccccctgatctaaaaggttcctggtcccccattgttgtctgcgtttggaccgtgggctgaagtcccgggtagattgtgtaaatcaggccagtgacgtatggagggaaataagtaaatgcactacaccaccagaccagtagagggcagtaacacaaagaggaatgccattcatcacagatgaccccatagaagcagacggacaggcaggtatcattctgagcaacacaacagttagcctgttagcatgaagagactcagctggtctgttttagatggtgctatatttcatcacagatggattcactgaatcaacacgtgagaggagataagcgcgagtagcaaagacgtttcaacacgcctttaaaatccttttgaaaaaaaatttgaaaaaaaaaaatttgaaaaaaaaaatttgacaaaaaaagaaatgaaaaacttttttttgaaaaaaaaaacattttgaaatttttttttgaaaaaaaacattttgaaattttttttgaaaaaaaacatttgacaaaaattttttttacaaaaaaaaaatttgacaaaaaaaaccgacaaaaaagttgacccggagcctgtcaaaaaaatgtattttcctcaaatttgaaattgtgctccaaaagcagaaaaacattaaaagaagtgaaaattttgcgcctgcagttaaaaacatgtaaaaagcaacgaatgaatcaacacaacagttagcctgttagcatgaagagactcagctggtctgttttagatggtgctatatttcatcacagatggattcactgaatcaacacgtgagaggagataagcgcgagtagcaaagacgtttcaacacgactttaaaatacttttgaactcaaaaagccgtgatcgcagagatcggccggtgttttggtttaaacggcgaccctgttaactggagactctcagccggatgcatccctcataaatgttgacaaaaataaaatttgactttttgtcaatttaactaaaacaaaaattttgaaaaaaaaaatttaaatttttttttgaaaaaagaaaaaaattgacaaaaaaaattttgaacaaaaaaaatttgacaaaaaaattgacaaaaaattttttgacaacaaataatttgacagaaaaaaatttCTTAACTGGAGACtgtcagccggatgcatccctcataaacgtctttagaccatcattaaatatctgatgaggatattttgaaatcttaataaaaactaaactagtttgcattcccaggaactccctctgtgtttcaacagctgtgtaaactccacaaacactgacacgttcagctgaaggtctccagtttacagggtcacttttaaaagcggaacaccgggaggagagacgcattcacggtgggctgagagaagactactgttacaagctgctaaatcaagagaatcacagcttcttcttttgaaaagtacacacacatacaaaaaagatagaacaaataaaaactaatgaaagaaagagaaatcaagtgaatcatagatgaaaaaaacaatgactgtgaatggttttaggagaaatttgacaaaaaaaaaattgactaaaaatatttaaaaaaaaaattttgagaaaaaaaattttgaaaaagaaaattgacccaaaaaatgtgaaaaaaaaaatttaaccccaaattttttttttgaaattttttttttttcgaaaaattaaaattttgaagaaaaaaaattgaaaaaaaaaagatttttttttttggcaaacaaaatgaaaaaaaaaaaattggcaaaaaagttgacccggagaatcacaacttcttcttttgaaaagtacacacacatacaaaaaagatagaacaaataaaaactaatgaaagaaagagaaatcaagagaatcacagatgtgtgtgatgttattgtggacggagggaggaataaaaacactgaggttaatctaccaatcagacacgttcagcattgcaggccccgccccctgaaagtcccgggacctttgaaaagtattacccccctagcaggggctttttaggggggagattatctacccctgaactaaatttagaccctgggtccaccggtccaaacgcatgtagttcaggggtaaagttcctgctgtcACCTAAAGAGCACATTTACACCAAGTATTAAACTGAGACCATCACAGTCTGTGttactgctgcaggctgagctgtTCAGAAACCTTTTAGAGGCCTCATGTAAAAACTAAGACCCTCACTGTAAACACTGGAGCCCCTCTTTGAGTTCCTCCCTGCTCAGTAGCAGGTTGCTGCTCCTCCCTGCTGTTTCCCTGCAGCTTGAAGTGAACATGAACGCAGGAACACATCTGGATGTTTGACTGAAAGCTGTCTGGACTTCCAGCTGTGTGTACGTTTGTGAGGAGAGCATCAGAGTCCTCcagatgtgtgttttctggtgtgttgtattgtgtgtgGAAACTGTTGTCGTGGTCTGTCCCTCCGTGAAGCTGTTGTCGTGTCTCTCTAATCGTCTGCAGCTGTGCGGGCCGTCTGCATGGAAACCTCGCTAACACGCTAACTCCAGCCAGCCTCCTTCAAACCGTGTCACTCCTCCTCCCTGCATCACTTCATACCTTCATACCTCCCTCTCCTCATTCTGTCCATCAGCTCCTCATCTTCCCCTCACTCATCTGGAGCTGATtaggcacacacactcacacacacacacacacagagagagagagagcatgctcACACACGCCAACACGCCACATGGCATCAAACAAACACGCTTCAGCGGACAGATAATGGACGGGAGCCACGGCTAAAGATCCAAACTTCCTGTTCAGAATCACTGGAGTGCAGACGTGGCGTTTCTCACACGGACTGAAGATGCTGACCTCAGCTCTCTGCGCTCTCATGAATCCAAACTCAGAGTCAGACGTTCAACAGATGAGAGAGTTCTGCAGCAACGACATCctgcaacacagcagcagcaacttcCTCAGAGccggcttggaccaggtcttagttctgctgctatagacttagactgacacactgggatcctgtctttccctctctctcctctctctgcctgtctctcactttaactcttcctgtcccattaaagttactaaccatagacctttctggagtccctgagctcccttgtctcgtaggttcctctggatctctgctgctgtggacgtggtccagactccagctgctacaactactactatccgtctccccactatcatctctctctctctcttcatctccctctatccctctctccaacacggtctcagattcagatgtgtgtctaacatgagtctggtcctgctggaggtttctgcctgttaaaggaagtttgtccttgccactgtaacttgctaaatgctgcaaagtgctctgctcatggtggattaagatgagatcagactgagtcctgtctggaagatgggactggatctgatccggtcttgatgttggaacTCTGTGCTTGTATTTGTTGTTGGATGTTGAATCCTCTTCAGCACGCTCGGGGTTAAATTCCTGAGTTTCATGAATGTAAGAAGAGGAAAGTGAGGTTGGAGAGTTACTCATGCTCAGTTATACAATCCTTCACGTCGTCTTCACAACAATAGAGGATGGAAACTCTTACTGAGTCAGATTACTGCGGCCAACTTTTCACACAGCTCCTTCAGACCTGCACTAATGAGCTCACCAGGTGACCTCACTGTTTCAGATCACCTGAAGACCTGTAAAGACTCCTATTTACAGTCTTGTTGTGCTGTACATGATCTGGATGAGACTGGTTCACTTCATTAaagccttcctcctcctcctctcctctcctcctcctcctctcctcctctctgtcccagcCGTGTGGTACAGTCTGGTGTTGGATGAGAGGCGTTTTCCTCCTCGAGCTGTTCTGGACGAATCAGTGAGACAGCAGCCCAGgagtctgtctctgcaggctgGAGCTCAGCGCTGCCAACGTCTGGGCTTCTCCATCCAGGTCAGAATACACCCTcagaacaacacaacacacacaacgtGTCCCTGACCGTCTGTGGTCTCTCTTCAGGAGACAGCAGATTACGGACGCCCCATTGCTGTTGTGCTGGAGACAGGTCTGCAGACTCCAGACGAAGGACCTGTACTGGATCCTGATTGGCCGAGCACCTTGAGGGCAGAGGTGAGAGTCTGTCAGAGCTCTGAACTCTAAATGATGAACAAGGCTGATTTGATGTCATGGTTTGTTGACCTCTTATACCACTAACCAGAGGTTAAAGTTCAGGGACTGAGTTAGCCGAGGGGACACCGAGCAGCTCCCAACTGTGACTCAAATAGGCCACGCCCCTTATTCCACCTCTCTTTAACCcctaacctgctgtaaacaggtgagctgGATACAAATTCAGCCATACAGATGTTTATGGTCGTCCCtggcctctttctctctctacaaTTAATCTCTGTtgttattctgctttgatcaaacagaagcattccattctgttctgctttgatctgttccattctgttctgctgtgatctgttccattctattctgctttgatctgttcccttctattctgctttgatctgctccattctattctgctttgatctgtttcattctattctccttggatctgttccattctattctgctttgatctgttccattctattctgctttgatctgttccattctattctgcttggatctgttccattctattctgctttgatcacacagaagcattccattctattctgctttgatctgttccattctgttctgctttaatctgctccattctattctcctttgatctgttccattctattctcctttgatcaaacagaagcattccattctattctgctttgatctgttccgttctattctgctttaatctgttccattctattctgctttgatctgttccattctattctgctttgatctgttccattctattctgctttgatctgttcccttctattctgctttgatctgttccattctattctgcttgaatctgttccgttctattctgctttgatctgttccattctattctgctttgatctgttccattctattctgctttaatctgttccattctattctgctttgatctgttccgttctattctgctttgatctgttccattctattctgctttgatctgttccgttctattctgctttgatctgttccattctattctgctttaatctgttccgttctattctgctttgatctgttcccttctattctgctttgatcagttccgttctattctgcttgaatctgttccgttctattctgctttgatctgttccattctattctgctttgatctgttccattctattctgctttaatctgttccattctattctgctttgatctgttccgttctattctgctttgatctgttccattctattctgctttatccgttccgttctattctgctttgatctgttccattctattctgctttaatctgttccgttctattctgctttgatctgttccattctattctgctttaatctgttccattctattctgctttgatctgttccgttctattctgctttgatctgttccattctattctgctttaatctgttccgctctattctgctttgatctgttccgttctattctgctttgatctgttccgttctattctcctttgatctgttccattctattctgctttgatctgttccattctattctgctttgatctgttctgttctattctcctttgatctgttccattctattctactttgatctgttccgttctattctgctttgatctgttccgttctattctgctttgatctgttccgttctattctgctttgatctgttccgttctattctgctttgatctgttccattctattttcctttgatctgttccattctattctactttgatctgttctgttctattctgctttgatctgttctgttctgttctgctttgatctgttccacaggaggaactgcagttttctgcacCTGTCCTTCTATATGGAtgtacctctctctctttgtgctgtCTTATTGAAGACGTCTCCTCATGATGGATAAATGAGTTTCTGTGTTCTTCCTCAGCTTCCCTTCTGGAACGGTTGTGAGCAGGAGGAGACCTGCGTCCCCGACCTGACCCTGCACGGCCACACAGACCTCATGGATGTCCAGTGAGTGATGGATCCTCATGAACACATGTTCTATCGTGATCCTGATGATGGTGTCCCAGCAGGTGACTGTCCCTGTGTTTTACCTGAAGGCAGTTCTGCAGCTCCAGGGAGAGGGCCACGTGGTCACTCTGCAGCCACCGGGGGGCGCCGTCGGACGACTCGGCGTACGTGGTGGAGAACGGGCGGAGGAGGATGGTGGTGTTTGCTCGTCTGGAGAACCGGGGAGAGAACGCCTACGGAGCATCCATCaacatctccacctcctccaaccTCATCTTCTCCAGCCTCATCGTGAAGGCGAGTCCGGCAGACGGTCGGACACGTTAAACGTTCTTCATCTCCAGATCTTCAAAGGTTGTGTtgacttcctcttcctctcctcacagGACCAATCAGATATCCAGATCGAGTGCTACTCCGAGGACAGACTGGCCAGTCAGAGGAGCTGTAACATCAGCGCCCCGTTCATGAAGTCCTTATcccaggtgtgtctgtgtgttagagAGGGGGGGACACAGAGACCTCCCAGATAGAGACCTGAGGACAGTAAACCTCAGACGGCTcatcaaacagctgttatcatctctctgctgtttcACCTTCAGAGTAATGACAGTGATTAAACACACTGACCTAATCCATCATTAGCCCAACCACCGTCCTGTAAACAGGACCACGGCCCCGCCCCTCACTGTAAGACCCCCCGAGGGCCCGCTCCACAGAGGCCTGTCTGAATGAAGTCCAGTTTATGGGTCCAGACTCGGTGCTGAGTGTCGCTGGCTTCCTTTTAACAAGGTGAGACGTAGCCGGAGGGGAACACGGCTTCAGTCTGCTCAGAGAGACGGTCTGACCCCCGGTCTGACCCCTGGAGGATCTGATGAACACAGACATGAGGGGGTTCACGTGTTACAGACCCGACTCtgaagataagatcctcctttattcatcccacaacgagGAAGTTCATtcgtcagccaccacctccacagggtccaggactgagctggccttagttagttcagtctggctctcctgtatcctgtccgtccacagcaggtgaaatccttccaatgtggcgttggtgtccggcgttagctctgttagcatgatgctactctggtgccgggttagctggtccaccttattGAGGATagataaaaagaggaagaacCTCAAACCGCCTCTCTTCCTGTGCAGGTCTCTTTCCGTGTGGAGTTTGAGTTCAGCCGTTCTGTCTTCCTGGATCACCTGAGGATCGTCATGGCGACCAGCAGGTGAGACTTGAATGATtaaattctcatttaaaggttttttatttgttttactgagcGGGATGTTGAGgaggttaacacacacacattcttgttCCAGGTTCATGTGAGGActaaaaatattttgatttatgttCTTCTACAAACTACATTTTATAAATCGCCATGACGACGCTCCAGCTTTATTCTGGGACACACACAGGTTCTTGTTTAAGGTTCATGTGAGGCCCTATTTTTTGGGAGGGGGGATGATTACAAGAATGGAAGCATGAATatttctcttcttctactcatacaataaaaatgtgtcCATTCCACCTTCAGTTTGTTTATTAACTTCCAACAACGGGACTTATGGTCCATTATTAAACACACACGAGTTTGTTTAAGGGTCATATGAGGACGCTGTGATCGAGGGGATCGTATAAGTATTGAAACCTAATTATTTCTATATGTTTACTTTTATAAATCACAGTCTAAAGAGCCGTATTATAGAACAGTTGAACTAAAGGGACTCAGTGATGTTTTAGGGGCACACATACATTCTTGTTTAAGGTCCACGTGAGGTCTGTGTGATGATTTGGACTTTAGGGGACCTTTTATAGAAATGTAAAtatgtctcagtgtgtgttcatataAATGACATGGTGGACACAACCATGTGATCAAACACTCAGGTTCTGttgtaacacacacaccagttcTTGGTTAAGGTTATTGTGAGGACTTCAAAAATCTGGTAAACACACACCAGTTCTTGTTTAAGGTGAATGTGTGGACTCTGTCTTTATTATGAAGTCCTCACAGGTCTGTCCGTCTTTGTGTTAATCAGTCCATCATCTCTAAATCTGAAAACAGGAGGTTTTCAGATTGTGGTGGTAAAGCTAATGGCTCATTTAAAGGGCGCCCCCTGTTGGTTCATTAAGAAAACTACATCAGACTCTCTGTTGGAGCTGTTTGTTTATTGAGTTTAGGattaataagtagtattagttCTTTATTAGAACtcatttaagttagattttgggatagatcatttctttagtatatttatatttttagtttatttaatatttctttggTCTGTTTGGTAATGAGGAACTGTGGGTACCTGAGGTTATTTAGGTCAGTAGGTAACAGAAGACCAGCATGCACCGGGGTGGGTCTGTGGTGTTTTAGCAGTgtaagagaggcagcaggacccGGGACTCTCTTTGTTCCTTCTGCCTGGACATTAGACTTCTTCTGCCTGAGTCCATCCCATCCCCTCGGTGCATCAGGGACCCTTTGATTAACTACACTGTCTTTAATGTGGGGTCACGTGAGGACTGCGTCTCGGGGTGATCCTTCTTGTTTAAGGTGGGGACCGTGTCATATGATGTCCTCACATGTCTGTCGTCTGTGTTTTCAAACATGTGTTCATCAGTGATGGAGAAGAGGGTTACCCAGACGACAACATCAATGACATCTTCCTCCCTCTGAAGTACCAGACCGACCTCCTCTTCACCAGGTGAGACCAGCTGACCGCCACGGCGTGCTGAAGGTCACAATCAGCTGATCACGCACCAGGAGAACGACGTGAAGGGAATGTTTGTAGACGTGTGAAATAATGaacttcctctctttcattcccaGAGACCCTGACCCTCCTCGCTTTGAAATCCGAGCAGAcagatcttcctcctcctcctcctcctcctcctcctcctcctcctcctcctcctcttcttcgttCAGGGACAAACCGGACAGCAGCTCCTCCACCTTTAACCTCACTTACTACGTCAGTCTGTTAACAGTTACAGCAAACATCCTCTGTGTCACAAAGTGTTCCAGAAGAATCTCAGAAACTCAAAACTAAACCAGTGTCTCTAAGACTCTTACCtggtgaaataaataaagaagaagaaagtgaatATAAACCGAGTTCAGACAAACGTCTCAGTACAAGCTGTAAATAACCTCTGAGTGAATAAAGTCACATTCAGTAAACACTGTGAGACAGGGTTCAAACCCTGCTGAAGTTT
This genomic stretch from Notolabrus celidotus isolate fNotCel1 unplaced genomic scaffold, fNotCel1.pri scaffold_421_arrow_ctg1, whole genome shotgun sequence harbors:
- the LOC117809773 gene encoding integrin alpha-11-like; the protein is LQLCFNFDTKKFKIFSGSAENQFGYTVQQHEAGGHQWLLVGAPFESTGKQQTGDVYKCPLDTKTSVNCSRLHLGKLSLDNVSERKEKMRLGMTLTSNPKDSSFVTCGPLWSHECGSSLYSTGICSRVSRIFRLSHTIAPALQRCETFMDIVIVLDGSNSIYPWYEVQDFLINILQKFYIGPGQTQVGVIQYGTSVVHEFGLGDYQTVEEVVDAARRIDQRGGEETRTALGIDVARSQAFKRGGRPGAQKVMIVITDGESHDSPELFQVVSDSERDNVTMYAIAVLGYYNRRGINPEAFLKEIKFIASDPDEKHFFNVTDESALKDIVDALGERIFSLEGTSSQGRGFGLQMAQAGFSSHLVRDGVLLGAVGAYDWNGAVLKETKHGKVVPPKSSYKDEFPEELKNHAAYLGYSVGSLISARGSQLYVSGAPRFNHTGKVIVFTLKNNGNLTILQALLGEQLGSYFGSELLSMDVDEDGHTDVLLVAAPMYYSQGWERGKVYLYTVTPQTSFVLQGALLVSDRSQNSRLGSALAQIPDMNGDGFRELVVGAPLEDDHQGAVYVFYGQDRTIQRRFRQRLSAAGFSAGLKYFGQSLHGVLDVNGDGLVDLAVGAQGAAVIIWSRGVVRIQAKMTFEPEKVNIFNKDCWRGGKEVTCMSIIVCLSLDSMTKTKTKTRADVAVWYSLVLDERRFPPRAVLDESVRQQPRSLSLQAGAQRCQRLGFSIQETADYGRPIAVVLETGLQTPDEGPVLDPDWPSTLRAELPFWNGCEQEETCVPDLTLHGHTDLMDVQQFCSSRERATWSLCSHRGAPSDDSAYVVENGRRRMVVFARLENRGENAYGASINISTSSNLIFSSLIVKDQSDIQIECYSEDRLASQRSCNISAPFMKSLSQVSFRVEFEFSRSVFLDHLRIVMATSSDGEEGYPDDNINDIFLPLKYQTDLLFTRDPDPPRFEIRADRSSSSSSSSSSSSSSSSSSSFRDKPDSSSSTFNLTYYIQNLGIFWVQDLVFRADVWAVTSQGSQLVNVTDYSVEQVQGSHCTLPQQPRVGQVSAEDLTHLSQLNDSNSVSVAVQCRLNLPPSRELKVTLRGQLQLPALLAVSPDFILPDRTHQDQDRIRS